One region of Myxococcus stipitatus genomic DNA includes:
- a CDS encoding thiamine pyrophosphate-requiring protein, whose translation MGATVSDYLLYRLGQWGIRRIYGYPGDGINGIVGALGRTSEFEFIQVRHEEMAAFAACAHAKFTGEVGVCLATSGPGAIHLLNGLYDAKLDHQPVVAIVGQQARAALGGHYQQEVDLPVLFKDVASEYITQVTKPSAVRHAIDRAVRIARAERTVTCVIIPNDVQELEYQRPAHKHGTIHSGVGYSEPRVLPQERDLRRAAEVLNAGHRVAMLIGAGARGAADEVVEVAELLGAGVAKALLGKAVLPDALPFVTGSIGLLGTKPSWDLMMECDTLLMVGTSFPYAEFLPPEGQARGVQVDLDARMLAIRYPMEVGLVGDSQETLRALIPLLRRKGDRGWRERVERGVRQWWKMSEAQAMNSADPINPQRVFWELSPKLPDGVILTADSGSGTNWFARDIRVRKGMMASLSGNLATMGCGMPYAIGAKFAFPERPVLAMVGDGAMQMNGNAELITVAKYWKDWKDPRFVVLVLNNRDLNQVTWEQRVLAGDPKNPATQTLPDFPYARYAESLGLEGVRVDRPEQLARAWDRALSADRPVVFEAYVDPDVPPLPPHISLEQARHFAESLASGDENMPGVIKQSFKAMVDKLVPHKE comes from the coding sequence ATGGGCGCCACGGTCTCCGACTACCTGCTCTATCGCCTGGGGCAGTGGGGCATCCGCCGCATCTACGGGTACCCGGGGGATGGCATCAACGGCATCGTCGGCGCGCTGGGGCGCACCTCCGAGTTCGAGTTCATCCAGGTCCGTCACGAGGAGATGGCCGCCTTCGCCGCGTGCGCGCACGCGAAGTTCACCGGCGAGGTCGGCGTGTGCCTGGCCACCTCGGGTCCGGGCGCCATCCACCTGCTCAACGGCCTCTACGACGCGAAGCTCGACCACCAACCGGTGGTGGCCATCGTCGGGCAGCAGGCGCGCGCCGCGCTCGGCGGCCACTACCAGCAGGAGGTGGACCTGCCCGTGCTCTTCAAGGACGTGGCGAGCGAATACATCACCCAGGTGACGAAGCCCTCGGCGGTGCGGCACGCCATCGACCGCGCGGTGCGTATCGCCCGCGCCGAGCGCACGGTGACCTGCGTCATCATCCCCAACGACGTGCAGGAGCTGGAGTACCAGCGCCCCGCGCACAAGCACGGCACCATCCACTCCGGCGTGGGTTACAGCGAGCCGCGCGTGCTGCCCCAGGAGAGGGACCTGCGTCGCGCGGCGGAGGTGCTCAACGCCGGGCACCGGGTGGCCATGCTCATTGGCGCGGGGGCGCGTGGCGCCGCGGACGAGGTCGTGGAGGTCGCGGAGCTGCTGGGCGCCGGCGTGGCCAAGGCCCTGCTGGGCAAGGCGGTGCTGCCGGATGCGCTGCCCTTCGTCACCGGCTCCATCGGGCTGCTCGGGACGAAGCCGTCGTGGGATTTGATGATGGAGTGCGACACGCTGTTGATGGTGGGCACCAGCTTCCCCTACGCGGAGTTCCTGCCTCCGGAGGGACAGGCGCGGGGCGTCCAGGTGGACCTGGACGCCCGCATGCTCGCCATCCGCTACCCCATGGAGGTGGGCCTGGTGGGGGACAGCCAGGAGACGCTGCGCGCCTTGATTCCCCTGCTGCGACGCAAGGGGGACCGCGGCTGGCGCGAGCGGGTGGAGCGGGGCGTCCGGCAGTGGTGGAAGATGAGCGAGGCCCAGGCGATGAACTCGGCGGACCCCATCAACCCTCAACGCGTCTTCTGGGAGTTGTCGCCGAAGCTGCCCGACGGCGTCATCCTCACGGCGGACTCCGGCTCCGGGACCAACTGGTTCGCGCGCGACATCAGGGTCCGCAAGGGGATGATGGCCTCGCTCTCCGGCAACCTCGCCACCATGGGCTGCGGCATGCCGTACGCCATCGGCGCGAAGTTCGCCTTCCCCGAACGGCCCGTGCTGGCCATGGTGGGGGATGGCGCCATGCAGATGAACGGCAACGCGGAGCTCATCACCGTGGCGAAGTACTGGAAGGACTGGAAGGATCCACGCTTCGTGGTCCTCGTCCTCAACAACCGGGACCTCAACCAGGTGACGTGGGAGCAGCGGGTGCTGGCGGGGGACCCGAAGAACCCCGCCACGCAGACGCTGCCCGACTTCCCCTACGCGCGCTACGCGGAGTCCCTGGGGCTGGAGGGCGTCCGCGTGGATCGCCCGGAGCAGCTGGCCCGCGCCTGGGACCGGGCGCTCTCCGCGGACCGGCCCGTGGTCTTCGAGGCCTATGTCGACCCGGACGTGCCACCGCTCCCCCCGCACATCAGCCTCGAGCAGGCCCGCCACTTCGCCGAGTCGCTCGCCAGCGGCGACGAGAACATGCCCGGTGTCATCAAGCAGTCCTTCAAGGCGATGGTGGACAAGTTGGTCCCCCACAAGGAGTAG